In Methanothermus fervidus DSM 2088, a single genomic region encodes these proteins:
- a CDS encoding tetrahydromethanopterin S-methyltransferase, subunit C (COGs: COG4061 Tetrahydromethanopterin S-methyltransferase subunit C~InterPro IPR005865~KEGG: mth:MTH1161 tetrahydromethanopterin S-methyltransferase subunit C~PFAM: Tetrahydromethanopterin S-methyltransferase subunit C~PRIAM: Tetrahydromethanopterin S-methyltransferase~SPTR: P80185 Tetrahydromethanopterin S-methyltransferase subunit C~TIGRFAM: tetrahydromethanopterin S-methyltransferase, subunit C~PFAM: Tetrahydromethanopterin S-methyltransferase, subunit C~TIGRFAM: N5-methyltetrahydromethanopterin:coenzyme M methyltransferase subunit C) produces the protein MVAPATGGHGAPTKVAEVEIPPIRLIAFGTIGGLIGIYLSGIPVVGPVIAGLGGVCAIFWGADAVRRVASYGLGTGVPSIGAMLGAVGLLSTIMGVSVPLLSKAIPSLLAPIAALIIALIIGAVSGIVGRVFIKMEIPIFVQCTTELAGASVLSVLAFSSAIAGSYLMTGSGLLNPTLLTGYMPALYFMCAMAIQHPFNACLGPNEDQYRTLKCALAAGFAMMAIVGILSIIKNPYWWLISLVAAVGWAISMKMFVKDVFENTIVQRTGWWPEEEQ, from the coding sequence ATGGTAGCACCCGCTACTGGTGGACATGGTGCGCCTACTAAAGTGGCTGAGGTAGAAATACCACCTATTCGTTTGATAGCTTTTGGAACAATAGGTGGTTTAATAGGAATTTATCTTTCAGGTATTCCAGTGGTTGGTCCTGTAATTGCAGGTCTTGGTGGTGTATGTGCAATTTTCTGGGGTGCCGATGCAGTAAGAAGGGTTGCAAGTTACGGATTAGGTACTGGAGTACCATCAATTGGAGCAATGTTAGGTGCGGTAGGTTTATTATCAACTATAATGGGTGTCTCAGTTCCACTACTATCTAAAGCGATACCTTCATTATTAGCACCTATTGCAGCTTTAATAATTGCATTAATCATAGGTGCAGTTTCTGGAATTGTAGGTAGAGTTTTCATAAAAATGGAAATACCTATATTTGTACAATGTACGACAGAGTTAGCTGGAGCTAGTGTGTTATCTGTTTTAGCATTTTCATCAGCTATAGCAGGTAGTTATTTAATGACAGGGTCAGGATTACTTAATCCAACACTTCTCACAGGTTATATGCCTGCCTTATACTTTATGTGTGCAATGGCAATTCAACATCCATTTAATGCCTGCTTAGGTCCAAATGAAGATCAATACAGAACATTGAAATGTGCATTAGCAGCAGGATTTGCAATGATGGCAATTGTAGGCATACTCTCCATAATAAAGAATCCATATTGGTGGCTAATTTCACTAGTTGCAGCTGTTGGCTGGGCAATATCTATGAAAATGTTTGTCAAGGATGTATTCGAGAACACAATAGTACAAAGAACAGGCTGGTGGCCTGAAGAAGAACAATAG
- a CDS encoding tetrahydromethanopterin S-methyltransferase, subunit E (COGs: COG4059 Tetrahydromethanopterin S-methyltransferase subunit E~InterPro IPR005780~KEGG: mth:MTH1163 tetrahydromethanopterin S-methyltransferase subunit E~PFAM: Tetrahydromethanopterin S-methyltransferase, subunit E~PRIAM: Tetrahydromethanopterin S-methyltransferase~SPTR: Q49176 Tetrahydromethanopterin S-methyltransferase subunit E~TIGRFAM: tetrahydromethanopterin S-methyltransferase, subunit E~PFAM: Tetrahydromethanopterin S-methyltransferase, subunit E~TIGRFAM: N5-methyltetrahydromethanopterin:coenzyme M methyltransferase subunit E), whose translation MDPAVASLGILALTTASAIIGQTIEDVETNIGSQSNPNSQVQLAPQMGNLHRFFNKAIAGEPFAYGTFCGVSGAITVAMLYLHLPAVIALAIGAAITTLIWLAYSTTAYLGRVSGSATFNQPVFLDMLTENLGPIAGHAFIVFFCITGVAYLMTLPVKGFAHPFPIPVIGMIWGMTIGAIGSAVGDVYYGAEAEFVHKKFGGGIPVASHGDITRKGVLGARSPMEVGNFTVKYGSPITGMAFGLIVLFTFWFDIVFEKWSILAAFLFVILLIVINNRLEKHAREKYGPYRRE comes from the coding sequence ATGGACCCCGCAGTGGCTAGTTTAGGTATTTTGGCACTTACAACAGCTTCTGCAATTATAGGACAAACAATTGAGGATGTAGAGACCAATATAGGATCACAAAGTAACCCAAATTCACAAGTACAGTTAGCACCGCAGATGGGTAATTTACATAGATTTTTTAATAAGGCAATAGCTGGAGAACCATTTGCATATGGTACATTTTGTGGAGTATCTGGGGCAATAACAGTTGCAATGTTATATCTACATCTTCCTGCAGTTATTGCACTGGCAATAGGTGCAGCAATTACAACACTTATATGGTTAGCATATTCAACAACTGCATATTTAGGTAGAGTATCTGGATCAGCTACTTTTAATCAACCAGTATTTTTAGATATGTTAACAGAGAACTTAGGACCAATAGCTGGACATGCATTTATAGTATTTTTCTGTATAACTGGAGTAGCATACTTAATGACTTTACCTGTAAAGGGATTTGCACATCCATTCCCAATACCTGTCATTGGGATGATATGGGGAATGACTATAGGTGCAATAGGTTCAGCAGTTGGCGATGTATACTATGGAGCAGAAGCGGAGTTCGTACATAAAAAATTTGGAGGAGGAATACCAGTAGCTAGTCATGGAGATATAACAAGAAAGGGAGTGCTTGGAGCTAGAAGTCCTATGGAAGTAGGTAATTTCACAGTTAAATATGGATCTCCTATAACAGGAATGGCATTTGGATTAATAGTGCTTTTCACATTTTGGTTCGATATAGTGTTTGAAAAATGGAGTATACTTGCAGCATTTCTTTTCGTAATATTGTTGATAGTAATAAATAATAGATTAGAAAAACATGCAAGAGAAAAGTATGGACCATACAGGAGGGAGTAA
- a CDS encoding tetrahydromethanopterin S-methyltransferase, F subunit (COGs: COG4218 Tetrahydromethanopterin S-methyltransferase subunit F~InterPro IPR013347~KEGG: mth:MTH1158 tetrahydromethanopterin S-methyltransferase subunit F~PFAM: Tetrahydromethanopterin S-methyltransferase, F subunit~SPTR: O27226 Tetrahydromethanopterin S-methyltransferase subunit F~TIGRFAM: tetrahydromethanopterin S-methyltransferase, F subunit~PFAM: Tetrahydromethanopterin S-methyltransferase, F subunit (MtrF)~TIGRFAM: tetrahydromethanopterin S-methyltransferase, F subunit), whose product MAISLSNKPNIKGVKKTTDDICYRVQLIAREGRVFSGLIQTRIPGLIYGILLAVILIGIVAVFRALGG is encoded by the coding sequence TTGGCAATATCATTATCTAATAAACCAAATATTAAAGGCGTGAAAAAAACAACAGATGATATTTGCTATAGGGTTCAGTTGATTGCAAGAGAAGGAAGAGTATTTTCAGGATTAATACAAACAAGAATTCCTGGATTGATCTATGGTATTTTACTTGCTGTAATTTTAATAGGTATTGTCGCCGTTTTTAGAGCTTTAGGAGGATGA
- a CDS encoding tetrahydromethanopterin S-methyltransferase, subunit D (COGs: COG4060 Tetrahydromethanopterin S-methyltransferase subunit D~InterPro IPR005779~KEGG: mth:MTH1162 tetrahydromethanopterin S-methyltransferase subunit D~PFAM: Tetrahydromethanopterin S-methyltransferase subunit D~PRIAM: Tetrahydromethanopterin S-methyltransferase~SPTR: O27230 Tetrahydromethanopterin S-methyltransferase subunit D~TIGRFAM: tetrahydromethanopterin S-methyltransferase, subunit D~PFAM: Tetrahydromethanopterin S-methyltransferase, subunit D~TIGRFAM: N5-methyltetrahydromethanopterin:coenzyme M methyltransferase subunit D), producing the protein MDHTGGSKLIDPITLVAALTLGGMSVFAGVHLVPVGGASGAMATSSGIPTGTTQLAAGASMTGLIVAGMALKKPLWMILLAGGIGASVMITLTGLFTNICLVYGIGSVPTIAKRKKDPITGWNQEKYVTPGTEGHGAPTSAYISGAMGAFLGGVGGALVYWALYHALVTIPYFGDLGAKAIAVAYALGMFFVNAVLASYNIGGTTEGLWDPKIHRLPRGIVGSLIVSFVIAILTLIIAKGGAF; encoded by the coding sequence ATGGACCATACAGGAGGGAGTAAATTGATAGATCCTATAACTTTGGTTGCAGCTTTAACTCTAGGTGGAATGTCTGTTTTTGCTGGAGTTCATTTAGTACCTGTTGGTGGAGCATCAGGAGCAATGGCAACATCTTCAGGAATACCAACAGGTACAACCCAACTTGCAGCTGGTGCATCAATGACAGGTTTAATTGTTGCAGGAATGGCATTGAAAAAACCTCTCTGGATGATTCTACTTGCAGGAGGCATTGGTGCATCAGTCATGATTACGTTGACAGGACTTTTCACAAACATTTGTCTTGTGTATGGTATTGGATCAGTGCCAACAATTGCTAAGAGAAAAAAAGATCCAATTACTGGTTGGAATCAAGAGAAATATGTTACACCAGGTACAGAAGGACATGGAGCACCTACATCAGCTTACATAAGTGGAGCCATGGGAGCTTTCCTTGGTGGAGTTGGTGGAGCATTAGTATATTGGGCATTATATCATGCTTTAGTGACAATACCATATTTTGGAGATCTTGGTGCTAAAGCAATTGCTGTGGCATATGCTCTTGGAATGTTCTTTGTTAATGCAGTTTTAGCATCCTATAACATTGGAGGTACAACAGAAGGACTTTGGGATCCTAAAATACACCGTTTACCTCGTGGAATTGTAGGTAGTTTAATAGTATCATTTGTGATAGCTATATTAACACTAATAATTGCTAAAGGAGGTGCATTTTAA
- a CDS encoding tetrahydromethanopterin S-methyltransferase, subunit A (COGs: COG4063 Tetrahydromethanopterin S-methyltransferase subunit A~InterPro IPR005778: IPR013340~KEGG: mth:MTH1159 tetrahydromethanopterin S-methyltransferase subunit A~PFAM: Tetrahydromethanopterin S-methyltransferase subunit A domain protein~PRIAM: Tetrahydromethanopterin S-methyltransferase~SPTR: P80184 Tetrahydromethanopterin S-methyltransferase subunit A~TIGRFAM: tetrahydromethanopterin S-methyltransferase, subunit A~PFAM: Tetrahydromethanopterin S-methyltransferase, subunit A~TIGRFAM: N5-methyltetrahydromethanopterin:coenzyme M methyltransferase subunit A) yields MAEKKEPAEGWPVVSGDYIVGDPESPVAAVTLASHIEDIPIDAGAAIAGPCKTENLGIEKVIANIISNPNIRFLVLCGSEVQGHITGQSIKALHKNGVDDKKKIIGAKGAIPYIENLPEEALERFQKQVEIVDLIDVEDADQIKEKVKECIEKDPGAFEEEAMVVKVEEEEEEGEAEKINPISPETALIEARIRDMQTQIMMVGGIQRMWAGMYAGKIQGTGIGLALTLLIGFILLI; encoded by the coding sequence TTGGCTGAGAAAAAAGAACCAGCAGAAGGATGGCCAGTAGTTAGTGGAGATTATATTGTTGGAGATCCTGAAAGTCCTGTTGCAGCAGTAACATTAGCATCACATATAGAAGATATACCAATAGATGCAGGAGCTGCAATAGCTGGGCCTTGCAAGACAGAGAATTTAGGAATAGAGAAGGTAATAGCAAATATAATCTCAAATCCAAACATAAGATTCCTAGTTTTATGTGGTTCAGAGGTTCAAGGGCATATAACTGGACAAAGTATAAAAGCACTACATAAGAATGGCGTTGATGATAAAAAGAAGATAATTGGTGCAAAGGGAGCAATACCTTACATAGAGAATTTACCAGAGGAAGCATTGGAGAGATTCCAGAAACAGGTTGAGATTGTTGATTTGATAGATGTTGAGGATGCTGATCAGATAAAGGAAAAGGTTAAGGAATGCATAGAGAAGGATCCAGGGGCTTTTGAAGAGGAAGCAATGGTAGTAAAGGTTGAAGAAGAGGAAGAAGAAGGGGAAGCAGAGAAAATAAATCCAATTTCACCAGAGACAGCTTTAATTGAAGCAAGAATTAGAGATATGCAGACACAAATAATGATGGTCGGAGGAATACAGAGAATGTGGGCAGGAATGTATGCAGGAAAAATTCAAGGTACTGGTATAGGTCTTGCACTTACACTTTTAATAGGATTTATACTTCTAATTTGA
- a CDS encoding tetrahydromethanopterin S-methyltransferase, subunit B (COGs: COG4062 Tetrahydromethanopterin S-methyltransferase subunit B~InterPro IPR008690~KEGG: mth:MTH1160 tetrahydromethanopterin S-methyltransferase subunit B~PFAM: Tetrahydromethanopterin S-methyltransferase subunit B~SPTR: O27228 Tetrahydromethanopterin S-methyltransferase subunit B~PFAM: Tetrahydromethanopterin S-methyltransferase subunit B) yields the protein MEMLPFIHVAPEFNLALDPSAGVISTALGRDVIVLSMDDLNKELDKLEVAVDNLYNSLDPNTIPPESYPGREGIYITQGKITNMIYGFVFGLIVFALILLKFGGV from the coding sequence ATGGAAATGCTTCCTTTCATTCATGTAGCACCTGAATTTAATTTAGCTTTGGATCCATCAGCTGGTGTCATTAGTACTGCACTTGGAAGAGATGTAATTGTTCTTTCAATGGACGATTTAAATAAAGAGTTGGATAAATTGGAGGTGGCTGTGGATAATCTTTATAATTCTTTAGATCCCAATACAATTCCTCCAGAGTCATATCCAGGAAGAGAAGGTATCTATATAACTCAGGGAAAAATTACAAACATGATATATGGATTTGTATTTGGATTGATAGTTTTCGCTTTAATTTTACTTAAATTTGGAGGTGTATGA